One genomic window of Streptomyces sp. NBC_01498 includes the following:
- a CDS encoding protein kinase family protein has product MNQALRTRRLADFAAVGAVLAPLGDRRLGQLVAGADPLGAGIGGRSGELDVGGRRVFVKRIPLTELELRPSHARSTANLFGLPLFYQYGIGSAGFGAWRELATHTLTTRWVLDDADAYQGFPLMYHWRVLPGSAPDGFVDGFGGIDKAVSHWDGSPAVRRRLEALGASTAELVLFLEHVPHTLGGWLAERRHGADGEPSPYPWVVDALTRGADFMSARGLVHFDAHFRNVLTDGRLIYFADFGLALSSGFELAPPEADFHARHRLYDRFYTTTHLIRHHLFDDERDDARHVRFLRAWTAGRRPEGVRDDVGALLDRYARSALVLEEFQGRLLGESRRTVFPADEIERALS; this is encoded by the coding sequence ATGAACCAGGCACTGCGCACGCGGCGGTTGGCCGACTTCGCCGCCGTCGGAGCCGTCCTCGCGCCGCTCGGCGACCGGCGGCTCGGGCAGCTCGTCGCGGGGGCCGACCCGCTCGGGGCCGGGATCGGCGGTCGGTCGGGGGAGCTGGACGTCGGCGGCAGGCGCGTTTTCGTCAAGCGGATCCCGCTCACCGAGCTTGAACTGCGTCCCTCGCACGCGCGGTCGACCGCCAACCTCTTCGGGCTGCCGCTCTTCTACCAGTACGGCATCGGCTCCGCCGGATTCGGTGCCTGGCGAGAGCTCGCCACCCACACCCTGACCACCCGGTGGGTCCTCGATGACGCCGACGCCTACCAGGGTTTTCCGCTGATGTACCACTGGCGGGTGCTGCCCGGTTCCGCCCCCGACGGATTCGTGGACGGGTTCGGCGGCATCGACAAGGCCGTCTCGCACTGGGACGGTTCACCCGCCGTACGCCGGCGGCTGGAGGCCCTCGGGGCGTCGACGGCCGAATTGGTGCTGTTCCTTGAACATGTGCCGCACACACTCGGCGGTTGGCTGGCCGAACGGCGGCACGGGGCGGACGGGGAGCCGTCGCCGTACCCCTGGGTCGTGGACGCCCTGACCCGTGGCGCCGACTTCATGAGCGCGCGCGGGCTGGTCCACTTCGACGCCCACTTCCGCAACGTCCTCACCGACGGGCGGCTGATCTACTTCGCCGACTTCGGGCTCGCCCTCAGCTCCGGCTTCGAACTCGCCCCGCCCGAGGCCGACTTCCACGCGCGTCACCGGCTGTACGACCGCTTCTACACGACGACCCATCTCATCCGGCACCATCTGTTCGACGACGAACGCGACGATGCGCGGCACGTCCGGTTCCTGCGCGCGTGGACGGCCGGGCGGCGGCCGGAGGGCGTACGCGATGACGTCGGCGCGCTTCTGGACCGGTACGCGCGTTCGGCGCTCGTTTTGGAGGAGTTTCAGGGGCGGCTGCTCGGCGAGAGCAGGCGGACCGTGTTCCCGGCGGACGAGATCGAGCGCGCTCTCTCTTGA
- the pdxR gene encoding MocR-like pyridoxine biosynthesis transcription factor PdxR, which yields MPATSAASVTSVTVGSDLHLEVRGPGLRTGLMDALREAVRTGRLTPGTRLPSSRTLAADLGIARNTVADAYAELVAEGWLTARQGSGTRVARRAAPRARTPSGPPARPARPTPTHSLRVGTPDLGSFPRAEWLAAARRALAVAPYDAFDYGDERGRPELRAALADYLARTRGVYADPERVVLCSGFVHGLALMGRVLAARRGRPTGKARGGAAGKARAVAVESYGLDFHRDILTAAGLRTPALPLDELGTRTAELASGEGELRGVDAVLLTPAHQYPTGAALHSDRRAEAVDWARRTGGLILEDDYDGEFRYDRQPVGALQGLDPERVVHLGTASKSLAPGLRLAWMVLPEALVGEVTGAKGRVGTVPSALDQLTLAEFLASGAYDRHVRSMRLRYRRRRDQLVEALAARAPECRVTGISAGLHAVVELPPGRGERAMTDSAARHGLDIRGLSAFRHPSLPPVAREALVIGFGAPTESAWPGALDALCRVLE from the coding sequence CCCTCCTCCCGTACGCTCGCCGCGGATCTGGGCATCGCCCGCAACACCGTGGCCGACGCGTACGCCGAACTCGTCGCCGAGGGCTGGCTCACCGCGCGGCAGGGCTCCGGGACGCGGGTCGCCCGGCGGGCCGCGCCGCGCGCCCGGACCCCGAGCGGCCCGCCCGCGCGGCCGGCGCGGCCCACGCCCACGCACAGTCTGCGGGTCGGCACCCCGGACCTCGGCTCGTTTCCGCGGGCGGAATGGCTGGCCGCCGCCCGCCGGGCGCTGGCCGTCGCGCCGTACGACGCGTTCGACTACGGCGACGAGCGCGGGCGGCCCGAACTGCGCGCCGCCCTCGCCGACTACCTGGCCCGCACGCGCGGCGTGTACGCCGACCCCGAGCGCGTCGTGCTGTGCTCCGGGTTCGTGCACGGGCTGGCCCTGATGGGGAGGGTGCTCGCGGCCCGCCGGGGACGACCCACGGGGAAGGCGCGGGGCGGGGCCGCCGGGAAGGCGCGGGCGGTGGCCGTGGAGTCGTACGGGCTCGACTTCCACCGGGACATCCTGACCGCCGCCGGACTGCGTACGCCCGCGCTCCCGCTGGACGAACTCGGCACCCGCACGGCGGAGTTGGCCTCGGGCGAAGGCGAACTGCGCGGCGTCGACGCGGTGCTGCTGACCCCGGCACACCAGTACCCGACCGGCGCCGCGCTCCACTCCGACCGGCGTGCGGAAGCGGTCGACTGGGCGCGGCGCACGGGCGGGCTGATCCTGGAGGACGACTACGACGGGGAGTTCCGTTACGACCGCCAGCCCGTGGGCGCCCTGCAAGGACTCGACCCGGAACGGGTGGTCCATCTGGGCACGGCGAGCAAGTCCCTGGCTCCCGGGCTGCGGCTCGCGTGGATGGTGCTGCCCGAGGCACTGGTGGGGGAGGTGACCGGGGCGAAGGGGCGGGTCGGCACGGTGCCGAGCGCCCTGGACCAGCTCACCCTGGCCGAGTTCCTCGCCTCCGGCGCGTACGACCGGCACGTCCGGTCGATGCGCCTGCGCTACCGGCGCCGGCGCGACCAGCTCGTGGAGGCGCTGGCGGCGCGCGCGCCGGAGTGCCGGGTGACCGGTATCTCCGCCGGACTGCACGCCGTGGTCGAGCTACCGCCGGGCAGGGGTGAACGCGCCATGACCGACTCGGCGGCCCGCCACGGCCTGGACATCCGGGGCCTGTCCGCCTTTCGCCACCCCTCGCTCCCGCCCGTTGCCCGCGAGGCCCTGGTCATCGGCTTCGGCGCGCCCACCGAGAGCGCCTGGCCGGGGGCGCTGGACGCGCTGTGCCGGGTGCTGGAGTGA